The Leucobacter viscericola genome includes a window with the following:
- a CDS encoding M28 family peptidase → MGAAVIIVPLAFTSTTALAAPYTPPGAAEAIASNTYLPDYVKEYASQANAANAFEHVRHLAVDIGPRVAGTAAEDAGIQYVKSQLESYGFTTEVETFPVSASTYANVTPSRDTGLQVSWQYRPAANALFTGSGAPVVAEVADIGSGATITPAAVNGKFVLVDWNATAATRNAIITDLVAAGAAGIIFTMTTDNSSLANPGTVPAAAAGIQVLGAASGQGARIRELLATGPLTLSIKTEQSRTTSSNVVGVRPAVGDTNGTAPIVYIGSHIDSVVGSPGASDNASGVGIMLETARIMSKYSLDTEIRVGAWGAEEKGVVGSKFHAQSLTPEEIARTYGAWNMDMAGTSFAGTASQPTEFWGLSVDENDDDNKVLNQANAVSEHTDRGAMNRGYVGRSDHQSFRDVGIDAAVFSWMYWSKPTSIVLEPTYHKPSDTIDNISQDRLGIASELIGGSAFRASLNTVNVKVTDENGGKAEGVPVAMSCGDDDGWRKVGTTNDEGVASALAPHVDCDVAAVATNGAVGATLGKTIAGETDVEIPLILDKTAPAVSITTNKAAPVSGWYTGPVDLIVTARDEVDQAPDLEYSLDDTTWSAYAAPVTVAAEGTTAFKAHATDGAGNVGEATHEVKIDSIAPTLTATASSVTRGTVSVSAKDETSGVDSIEYRLLPKGKWTSFEAAAPAATAGMTAALASGDVIRGTLPIGADATSVAIRATDVAGNTSALASVEFEAGPPKVIPPEGITKPNDPLATTGAEQSVGIGALVAALLTAGGISLYATRRRRAKA, encoded by the coding sequence GTGGGGGCCGCCGTCATCATTGTTCCGCTTGCGTTTACCTCGACCACCGCGCTCGCGGCGCCCTACACGCCGCCGGGCGCGGCCGAGGCAATCGCCTCAAACACCTACCTGCCCGACTACGTGAAGGAGTACGCGAGCCAGGCCAACGCCGCCAACGCGTTTGAGCACGTTCGCCACCTCGCCGTCGACATCGGCCCTCGTGTTGCGGGAACGGCCGCGGAAGACGCCGGTATCCAGTACGTGAAGTCGCAGCTCGAGTCGTACGGCTTCACGACCGAGGTCGAAACGTTCCCGGTGAGCGCGTCGACATACGCCAATGTGACGCCAAGTCGGGACACGGGGTTGCAGGTGAGCTGGCAGTATCGCCCCGCCGCGAACGCACTCTTCACCGGATCGGGCGCACCAGTAGTCGCGGAGGTAGCCGATATTGGATCCGGCGCGACTATTACGCCCGCCGCCGTGAACGGCAAGTTTGTGTTGGTCGATTGGAACGCAACCGCGGCGACGCGCAACGCCATCATCACCGACCTGGTGGCGGCTGGTGCCGCGGGCATCATCTTCACGATGACCACCGACAATAGCTCGCTCGCAAACCCTGGCACCGTTCCCGCCGCGGCGGCCGGCATTCAGGTGCTCGGGGCAGCGTCGGGTCAGGGGGCGAGGATCAGGGAACTCCTGGCGACCGGCCCTCTGACACTCAGCATCAAGACCGAGCAGAGCCGCACTACAAGCTCCAACGTGGTCGGTGTTCGCCCGGCCGTTGGCGACACGAACGGCACCGCCCCGATCGTGTACATCGGCTCGCACATCGACTCCGTTGTGGGCAGCCCCGGCGCGAGCGACAACGCGTCTGGTGTTGGCATTATGCTCGAGACCGCGCGCATCATGAGTAAGTACTCACTCGACACCGAGATTCGTGTTGGGGCCTGGGGTGCCGAAGAGAAGGGTGTGGTCGGCTCGAAATTCCATGCGCAGAGCCTGACCCCCGAGGAGATCGCACGTACCTACGGCGCTTGGAACATGGACATGGCTGGCACCTCGTTCGCGGGAACCGCTTCGCAGCCCACCGAGTTCTGGGGTCTCTCCGTCGACGAGAATGATGACGACAACAAGGTGCTGAACCAGGCGAACGCCGTTTCCGAGCACACCGATCGCGGTGCGATGAACCGTGGGTATGTTGGCCGGAGTGATCACCAGTCGTTCCGCGACGTTGGCATTGACGCCGCCGTGTTCAGCTGGATGTACTGGTCGAAGCCGACCTCTATTGTGCTCGAGCCGACGTACCACAAGCCTTCCGACACCATCGATAACATCTCGCAGGATCGTCTGGGGATCGCCTCGGAGTTGATCGGTGGATCCGCCTTCCGTGCCTCGCTGAACACCGTGAACGTGAAGGTCACCGACGAAAACGGCGGCAAGGCCGAGGGTGTTCCCGTTGCTATGTCGTGCGGTGACGATGATGGCTGGCGTAAGGTCGGCACCACTAACGACGAGGGTGTTGCCTCGGCGCTCGCCCCGCACGTTGACTGCGACGTTGCGGCTGTTGCCACGAACGGAGCCGTTGGTGCCACACTCGGCAAGACCATCGCGGGTGAAACCGATGTTGAGATCCCGTTGATCCTCGATAAGACAGCCCCCGCGGTGTCGATCACGACGAACAAAGCGGCACCGGTTTCGGGTTGGTACACCGGCCCGGTAGATCTGATCGTGACCGCTCGTGACGAGGTTGACCAGGCGCCCGACCTTGAATACTCACTCGACGACACCACCTGGAGTGCCTACGCGGCGCCCGTCACGGTGGCCGCCGAGGGAACAACCGCGTTCAAGGCCCACGCGACTGACGGGGCAGGTAACGTCGGCGAAGCCACCCACGAGGTGAAGATCGACTCCATTGCGCCGACACTCACCGCGACCGCGAGCAGCGTCACGCGCGGAACTGTGTCGGTGTCGGCTAAGGACGAAACCTCGGGTGTCGACTCCATTGAGTATCGCCTGCTGCCGAAGGGCAAGTGGACCTCGTTTGAAGCGGCAGCTCCGGCGGCCACAGCTGGGATGACCGCGGCGCTCGCGAGTGGTGACGTGATTCGTGGAACGTTGCCGATTGGCGCCGACGCCACAAGCGTCGCGATTCGCGCAACCGATGTCGCTGGCAACACGAGTGCACTTGCGAGTGTGGAGTTCGAAGCGGGACCGCCCAAGGTGATTCCGCCCGAGGGCATCACGAAACCCAACGATCCGCTCGCCACAACCGGTGCTGAGCAGTCTGTCGGCATCGGTGCGCTCGTTGCGGCATTGCTGACCGCGGGCGGTATCTCGCTCTACGCAACGCGCCGCAGGCGCGCAAAGGCGTAA